The following coding sequences lie in one Rutidosis leptorrhynchoides isolate AG116_Rl617_1_P2 chromosome 6, CSIRO_AGI_Rlap_v1, whole genome shotgun sequence genomic window:
- the LOC139852737 gene encoding zinc finger protein CONSTANS-LIKE 16-like, with product MLTAKKTSNVVGGKTARACDSCVRNRARWYCDADDAFLCQNCDGSVHSANQLAGRHERVLLESAPSKLFGSSDCSPEPTWHQGLTRRARTPRSRSKSHSFKLKGKRVVVKSFVPLVPELGVLEASLFDEDEEEEQLLYRVPVFDPFETELCNASIRIGSNLSFILENKQEQTCNLDDLQGFDLPTDDMELLEFAAGAGSLSMKGFDNTSCRIGELGLTSDHYNEEDDTNNIGFCFEENEVKVEEANLGFDVDVTRETLDWEFGYDSPMTIKEEDKNVVIRVEEEHIKMVTNDQFDEKVEISSLNLRLNYEDVIRAWADQGSLWTNGARPQLNSDCWHYFMDLNWTGSTNRSYGGVGGSDGGREARVSRYREKRRKRLFSKKIRYQVRKLNAEKRPRMKGRFVKRDTFG from the exons ATGTTAACCGCAAAGAAAACATCAAATGTTGTTGGTGGCAAGACTGCTAGGGCTTGTGATAGTTGTGTACGAAATCGGGCTCGATGGTATTGTGATGCCGATGATGCTTTTCTTTGTCAAAATTGTGATGGCTCGGTTCATTCTGCTAACCAGTTGGCTGGCAGACATGAGAGGGTGCTTCTCGAGAGTGCACCCTCCAAGCTCTTTGGTTCAAGCGACTGTTCGCCTGAACCAACATGGCACCAAGGGCTCACGCGTCGAGCACGTACTCCACGTTCACGATCTAAATCACATTCTTTTAAGTTAAAAGGAAAGAGAGTTGTGGTAAAATCCTTTGTTCCCTTAGTTCCTGAATTAGGCGTTTTAGAAGCATCgttgtttgatgaagatgaagaagaagagcaACTTTTGTATCGTGTTCCAGTCTTTGATCCTTTTGAAACTGAGTTATGTAATGCTTCGATTCGAATAGGAAGTAACTTGAGCTTTATATTGGAAAATAAGCAAGAACAAACATGTAACTTGGATGATCTTCAAGGGTTTGATCTCCCAACGGACGATATGGAACTTTTGGAGTTTGCAGCTGGTGCTGGAAGCTTATCAATGAAAGGTTTTGATAATACATCATGTCGGATTGGCGAATTAGGGCTAACTAGTGATCACTATAACGAAGAAGATGATACTAACAATATAGGATTTTGCTTCGAGGAAAATGAAGTGAAAGTTGAAGAAGCAAATTTAGGTTTTGATGTCGATGTAACTAGGGAAACACTAGATTGGGAGTTTGGTTATGATTCTCCGATGACGATCAAAGAAGAGGATAAGAATGTGGTGATACGCGTAGAAGAAGAGCATATAAAGATGGTAACAAATGATCAATTTGACGAAAAAGTGGAAATTTCGAGCTTAAACTTACGACTTAATTACGAAGATGTGATTAGGGCTTGGGCTGATCAAGGTTCACTTTGGACTAACGGAGCTCGACCACAACTCAATTCAGATTGTTGGCACTATTTCATG GATTTGAATTGGACCGGGAGTACCAATCGTTCCTACGGAGGTGTAGGAGGAAGTGATGGTGGAAGAGAAGCGAGAGTGTCAAGGTATAGAGAGAAACGAAGAAAACGATTGTTTTCGAAGAAGATAAGGTATCAAGTGAGGAAACTAAATGCAGAGAAAAGGCCAAGAATGAAAGGGAGGTTTGTGAAAAGGGATACATTTGGATAG